Genomic window (Takifugu rubripes chromosome 1, fTakRub1.2, whole genome shotgun sequence):
TTCCTCGGAATATATTTTATGGCTTCATATATCAACTGTCAGTGATTGTTTTATGGGACTTTACCTTCTTTTGGGACCTCATCTTGAATGATCATTTAAATCCCCCTGATGTTCCAGAAATCATTCTGCGATGAGCCTCTGGCACATCTTCCACTTATGGCTTCTTAAAACCGAAACCACCTGAGCTGTGCTTGCTCATGAACACACTGCTCCATCACAATCACTGCTGTCTTTCAGAGGGAGTGATGGTCCTTTCACCCTCTGTTACCTGACCTTTGCTAATCCCGTGGCAACCTGAGGTCCCTCTGTGGATTGGACAAAGTCTTCAGTGACGACTCTGTCCTTGCCCAGCCTGCGGATGCAGCGCTGCACCGCCCGCAGGACCTTCTGTAGCCTGCGGTCCAACGCTAAGAGGTGAGGCTCTGTGAGGATTGGCTGTAAGGCGTCTTTCTCCAGGGACTCCCTCATGACGTCGCTCAGCCTGTACCCAGGACGCGACAACAGCTGCAGCCGCAACAGCGTGGAGCTCTTTATTCTGAGAAACAATCACAGGACAAGTTTTTCCAACTGTAATCTTCCAAAATCTCTCCATCAACCAAAAAGACACTCACATGCAGCACTGGGACAGTGGTGACAGGATGGAAATCTCATCCTTAGAGTGCTTCCCAAACCTGGGAGGAAAAATATGACGATGGAAGAAAACCAACAAAGCAGAATTTTTCAGCActaaaaaaaattgggatttcTTCCCCGATGGTGCGTAGTCTCACCCTCTGGCATTATCCAAGTGCAGAGGGAATCCTTCCTCACCGAATTTGGAAAAGACTTCATAATGATGTCTGTCCATGTTGCCTGTGAGAGCAGGAAGGTTCACAGAGATGATTCTGATTGTGAAAGGGCCAATGCTCATTTAAATGATGGTTAAAGGTTATCACCTACTGATGAGGAAGTCGAAGATCGACATGTCGATGATGTTGAGCAGCCTGTTTCCTGAGTTATATGGATACATCTGCTTCACAGTGTCACAGAAAAAGGGATTCACTTCCCACCTGCAACCGAAAGGAAAAGTTCTAGCTGCATTAATTGTACAGAtgtgtgattattattattttttaaatagtaTGCAGATTTTAAGATTCACTTGCAGTTGGCATGTGAGTATGAACTTTCTTACTCTTCTCTTCCGGTGAAGGTGTAGGAGCGTATCCAGGGGTTGGGAATGGAGGTGCGGGGGGCAATGCTGAGGCTCggcaggtaggcagacagggACCCCTCCAGCAGGTCTGGGTTACCACACACAGCGTACTCTGTCTTACACACGTACAGGCACTTGGAAAAGAAACAGGTGTTGTTTGCTGTTGGGAGGTAGAATGGAATAGAAAAAGAGTTTCCTTTTAGCACAAATATGACTTAGAGTTACGCAGCCACTTTAACTGCCTGCTAATCTATTTAGCTTATTGCATATTAACTGATAATATTGACATGATAGTGGCCCAAAAAAGCTATTTTAGAGGCTTACTGGTTCTTCACCTGGTGAGGTGAAGAAGACAGATCGTAAATCTTCATTGTGGGTGACTTGAAGGACCTCCCCTGTAAGGTTTACCACCCGACCAGCCACTGGCGGGACCCTCCGGAAGTCCAGAATCCTAACCGGAGAATGGATATAAAAAACCCATTTTGTCACTTCTAGGCCTCTTCTCTGCAGATGTCACATGATCCCTTCACCACTTATACTGTCTACCTCTGTGTTGTAATATTAAGTGGATGTGTTAAGAGCTGTTGTCTCCCCGTGGGCCATATTCCAGCAATGAGTTGTAATCAAGCAGTAATCGGGTTTTTAGACTCATTCAGTCACTGCTGATGGCGTCAGACACGCTGCTGCACACATCTGAGAGGTCGGAGATAAGATCTGCCTCATCTGACTCTGTCGACGGGTGTTTAAAGTGTGACGCACAGTATAAAAACAGCGTGGGATGATGGTTCTGTCAACGTGGCAGCCCTGTTGTTTACTCTTCAGTGCGGTGAGGTAGTGTCTTTTCATTGTGTGTGGCATCGTAATCACACCGTCTGGCTCAGATGGGCGTCACCACAGCCAATTACgcaaagatgtgtgtgtttgctcgtgaatgtgtgtgtttgctcgtCTGTGGTTGGAGCTGATCAGGTGGGTTACTTATCCTGGGCTGGGCTGCACATGTCTCAATCGCTGTGGAGGTggattgtttttgttctttcatGGCAGCAGATGAGGGTTATTATATATGTTACTACGAGGgtgttgtttctgtttcttAAAGTCTAATATCGTTGTGACAGCAGATACACCTCCTACCTGTCCAGGTGGAAGGCAGCAATCTCCGCATTATGTCTTTGGAAGTCAATAAAGTAGAAAAAGTCTTCTGGAGTTTCTTCATGCCTCTGttgcctgacacacacacacacacacacagaattggATCAGATGTGAAACAGTGTGCTGCGCTGTCATGGAAGCGTTTTAACATTTCATGAGAACAAAcatcttttcttcccttttttttgtttttgttggacACTAGGCTCCAGAAAACAGTGTTTGCTGGAGAGCAGTGAGTCACTGGGTGTGTCCTCACCTCATTGGTTTAAACATGGCTTTAGCGTAGGTCTCCATCTTGAGAGCCAGCTTCAGGTGATGTCCGCTGGGCTTCACCACTAGAGCCGAGGGATGGGATGAGAAAAACATGTGAGATGAGGATGTGGTTCTCTGTTTTTTGAGCTGGCTTCTCAGCAGTTTCTCCTCTGGAGAACAGTTTCTGAACTTTGCCAAAGTCGAGCCAGTTAAGAGGTAATAATTATTCAAAGGCACAGAGGAACATCTGGCAGCAGAGCGGTTCCCTCCGTCGTATTTGCTTGCTTCAAAGACAAATATCTTGGTGTGCTCTAGGTTTTTGGCTCGCACACTGCTCAGGGGTATTGTAGGAGATGACGGTGTGGGTGGAGGATGAAGCAACGGAGGTGTTGACTCCCCTCAAGGCAGCAAAcatcaaacatttaattaaGGATCTGCCTGTACACATGAACAAATGCGGgttggtttttatttgtttgcacCTGCTTTCCCAACAGCAGGTGATACAAGCAGACTTATTGGCTTTGAGGTGGAAAATTAACTGAAAAATACTTGCTAGCAGAACAGCTGtagtcttttccttttctgggcAAGTAAAGCCAAGCATAGCACACATTGGACCGTGCATAAACAGTTTTACAGCAAAAGCCATCCAAACAGATAGAGAAGCCTACCTTGAGTGCAGTCGCATTCTCCTTTCAGGGCTTTCTCATCTTGAGTGTAATCTGTAAGAGACCCCCCTCGTTTAGCCATGGATTAAATCAAACACTTGACATGGACACGCACAAtctccatcagtctgtccatcaccTGCGCTGATAACCGTCATGCTCTGCATCTCCCGAAGGAGTTGTGGGATAACGGGGTCATCCCGGGAGTACAGAGCATAGCGATTGATTCCCAGGTGGAACTTGAGCCAGCTGGCATCAGGGTCGTAGGTCACCTTGTGTTCACTCACAGTAATATTGGACACAGCAGCCGCTTCACTGTACAGCTTCATGTGTCTGACAAGTGAGAAGAATGAGGCAAAGTAACAGTAAATACACTGGAACAGTGAAGTACATGTTCCATGTTGCATTTAATGAAGATGCAGCTTTATTTTGAGCAGCATCAACTAGAAATTGTCCTGCAAAGTTCAGGACATTTTAACGGGTTTAAGTTGTAGCTGCTCTTACAAAAGTGTACACAGAAACACCCTCACTTTCATAGTAAACCCTTGGATGAttgtttgtttagttttttctttaaaattctAAAGCCTGTCCCTGCAGCAAAGTAAAAATAGAATCCACCAGAGCAGACGGCACCAACTAACACAAAATGAATACTGAGATCCACCAATGAGGGGACATGTGGTAGTTCTGTGGCACAAGTGTAAATCAAAGATGACTGGGAGCTTAATTTACATTCTGCACAGGCAGAATAAACTGTTAGGCCACAGCCACGATGCTCTTTGAGGTGTCTCTTGAAGTGGTGCATGATTTTACAACAAGCCGCTCTGCGGGATCTACGGAAAGTCAGCAGAATGACGACATctattttgcatgttttctcttattttccaCCATAATAGCCTCAAGTCAACATCTCAGAGAAGGACTCCAATATCTCAGGACAGGCGGACATCCTCACAGGCCGTTGCAGCTCTGGCTCTAACAGATTAAGGTGGGCTTTAGGAGCCATAATTCCCTGTTTACCTTTGACAGAGGAGTCCAGACTGTCAGAATGACAGTTTGCAGAATGCTGTCTGCCACCAGCCCACATTCAGTCTCTATATGACCCATGCAATTGTCTCCACatcgtgtgtgtacgtgtgtgtaacCATGAAACAAATAACCCAGGATGTTTATACACATGGAgacatgtttgtgtgcgtcTGCTGTGGGTTTGGCCGTAATGTCAGTGACCCTGCCCCTTTCACCACAGTCAGGCAGCAACACGTGTTTTCAGAGAGAGGTTTCAGCCAAATTCTTTCACAATAAAGTTAagcaatagaaaaaaaaaaaaaactagaatGGCTATTGCAATATCAaagaagctgtggagaaaatcACCTGAATCTAAATAATGTTATTAAACCTGGCAGAAGTGTGATGGACTGACCTTTCCCAGCGGGCCACCTTCTTCTTATAGTACTCCATCAGCTGCCCTGTCGCCAGGAGCCTCTCCTCTGGAGCTAACTCTGGAGTTTGGATGCTGTACAGAGGATGAGAAAACAGGTTCTCCAGCTTTGAGCCCGTCACCGCATGTTCAGACCCAGTACCATCCCGTTGCTGTGCAGAAGTCCAGTTGGAGAGTTGTGGGGTGGCGACACCTCCGTGCTGGGGAAGCGTGATGTTGTCAGGGCTGCATGAGCAGGGACGCACCGATCTTTGGCCCATTCTCTGCAGCTTCGGCAGGAGGATAAAGTAGAGGTCAGCTGAGAAGACGGCTGCGAGTGTGAAAACTAAGAAGAAGCGGTCTCTCCTCATCATCGTCATGCTGAGGGGAAAACAGAACCGTCCAGATGATGTGCGGCTCCTTAGAGCAAGAGGCATCACTTGTTGGCTTCCTTGTGTCTCTCACTCAGGCAGCCAGACagagccaggaggaaagcagctggtctttttttctctttgtattTCAGTCCTTCCAACctcacttctcctcctcctctttccttggCAGTGaatgaagagagagctgagtgagagagtgagcatgtctttatgtgtgtgagtgtgtgtgttagagagcgagagcgagagagagacagagagagagcgcaagagagaggggaagagcatgtgtgtgtatcctgtgGGTGTGTCTTGGAAGGTATGTATGggacacaaacatacacaaggg
Coding sequences:
- the fam20a gene encoding pseudokinase FAM20A isoform X1 — encoded protein: MPLALRSRTSSGRFCFPLSMTMMRRDRFFLVFTLAAVFSADLYFILLPKLQRMGQRSVRPCSCSPDNITLPQHGGVATPQLSNWTSAQQRDGTGSEHAVTGSKLENLFSHPLYSIQTPELAPEERLLATGQLMEYYKKKVARWERHMKLYSEAAAVSNITVSEHKVTYDPDASWLKFHLGINRYALYSRDDPVIPQLLREMQSMTVISADYTQDEKALKGECDCTQVVKPSGHHLKLALKMETYAKAMFKPMRQQRHEETPEDFFYFIDFQRHNAEIAAFHLDRILDFRRVPPVAGRVVNLTGEVLQVTHNEDLRSVFFTSPANNTCFFSKCLYVCKTEYAVCGNPDLLEGSLSAYLPSLSIAPRTSIPNPWIRSYTFTGREEWEVNPFFCDTVKQMYPYNSGNRLLNIIDMSIFDFLISNMDRHHYEVFSKFGEEGFPLHLDNARGFGKHSKDEISILSPLSQCCIIKSSTLLRLQLLSRPGYRLSDVMRESLEKDALQPILTEPHLLALDRRLQKVLRAVQRCIRRLGKDRVVTEDFVQSTEGPQVATGLAKVR
- the fam20a gene encoding pseudokinase FAM20A, with protein sequence MTMMRRDRFFLVFTLAAVFSADLYFILLPKLQRMGQRSVRPCSCSPDNITLPQHGGVATPQLSNWTSAQQRDGTGSEHAVTGSKLENLFSHPLYSIQTPELAPEERLLATGQLMEYYKKKVARWERHMKLYSEAAAVSNITVSEHKVTYDPDASWLKFHLGINRYALYSRDDPVIPQLLREMQSMTVISADYTQDEKALKGECDCTQVVKPSGHHLKLALKMETYAKAMFKPMRQQRHEETPEDFFYFIDFQRHNAEIAAFHLDRILDFRRVPPVAGRVVNLTGEVLQVTHNEDLRSVFFTSPANNTCFFSKCLYVCKTEYAVCGNPDLLEGSLSAYLPSLSIAPRTSIPNPWIRSYTFTGREEWEVNPFFCDTVKQMYPYNSGNRLLNIIDMSIFDFLISNMDRHHYEVFSKFGEEGFPLHLDNARGFGKHSKDEISILSPLSQCCIIKSSTLLRLQLLSRPGYRLSDVMRESLEKDALQPILTEPHLLALDRRLQKVLRAVQRCIRRLGKDRVVTEDFVQSTEGPQVATGLAKVR